A window of Campylobacter pinnipediorum subsp. pinnipediorum contains these coding sequences:
- a CDS encoding TAXI family TRAP transporter solute-binding subunit — MKKVSILLSAIALSSMVNAKEFISIGTGGMTGTYYPIGGAICRLINKDPKIKCSVQSTGGSVYNLNNVLKKELTFGFVQSDVVYDKYNGTGKFKDMGDNKLRSVMAIYPELLAFVVSKESGIKNIVDLADKKYNVGNPGSGNEVTTLAVFDAKKFDVSKLAYRGVLTAQECPHALKDKKIDGYSFMVGHPTANITDAANSLPIDILDISGDDIDDMIKQYPYFAKGVIPKGTYEGVDRDVNSVGVKAVLVATESTSNNAVASVVKSIIENFDEYKSLHPALKSVTKESLLEGLSAPLHPAAEAEFKKAGILK, encoded by the coding sequence ATGAAAAAAGTTTCTATTTTGTTGTCAGCAATTGCTTTAAGTTCTATGGTTAATGCTAAAGAATTTATAAGTATAGGCACAGGAGGTATGACTGGCACCTACTATCCTATAGGTGGTGCTATATGCAGACTTATTAACAAAGATCCAAAGATTAAGTGTTCAGTTCAATCAACCGGAGGTTCTGTTTACAATCTTAATAATGTTTTAAAAAAAGAGCTTACTTTTGGATTTGTTCAAAGTGATGTTGTTTATGATAAATACAATGGAACTGGTAAATTTAAAGATATGGGTGATAATAAGCTGCGTTCCGTTATGGCAATTTACCCAGAGCTATTAGCATTTGTTGTCTCTAAAGAAAGTGGTATAAAAAATATAGTTGATTTAGCTGACAAAAAGTATAATGTAGGCAATCCTGGTAGTGGGAATGAAGTTACTACACTTGCTGTTTTTGATGCTAAGAAATTTGATGTTTCAAAACTTGCGTATAGAGGTGTTTTAACTGCTCAAGAGTGTCCTCACGCATTAAAAGATAAAAAAATAGATGGTTATAGCTTTATGGTTGGACACCCAACCGCAAATATAACTGACGCTGCAAATTCATTACCTATTGATATACTTGATATAAGTGGTGATGATATAGACGACATGATAAAACAGTATCCGTATTTTGCTAAAGGTGTTATACCAAAAGGAACTTATGAGGGTGTTGATAGAGATGTAAATAGTGTTGGTGTAAAGGCTGTATTGGTGGCTACCGAGTCAACTAGCAATAATGCTGTTGCTTCTGTTGTTAAGTCTATTATAGAAAATTTTGATGAGTATAAAAGTCTTCATCCAGCACTTAAATCTGTAACAAAAGAGAGTTTGCTTGAAGGTCTTTCTGCTCCGTTACACCCAGCTGCTGAAGCTGAGTTTAAGAAAGCTGGAATATTAAAATAA
- a CDS encoding carbon-nitrogen hydrolase, producing MKVALIQQKFHKTKKQTVEKTLELIKQASKNSAELVVLQELHQTQYFCQSEDVEFFDLANEYKSDIKFWANVAKENKVVLVTSLFEKRTTGLYHNTAYVFEKDGSLAGKYRKMHIPDDPLFYEKFYFTPGDIGFEPIDTSVGRLGVLVCWDQWYPEAARLMALKGADILIYPTAIGWFDLDSDDEKLRQLEAWVAVQRGHSVANGLPVVTVNRVGFEKDESGVSDGIRFWGNSFVFGPQGEQLFRADSEKEECFIVDVDMKKSEDVRRIWPFLRDRRIDSYSGLLKRFID from the coding sequence ATGAAAGTAGCGCTAATACAACAAAAATTTCATAAAACAAAAAAACAGACAGTTGAAAAAACATTAGAGCTTATAAAACAAGCAAGTAAAAACAGTGCAGAACTTGTTGTTTTACAGGAGTTGCATCAAACTCAATATTTTTGTCAAAGCGAAGATGTTGAATTTTTTGATTTAGCAAATGAGTATAAGAGCGATATAAAGTTTTGGGCTAATGTAGCAAAAGAAAATAAAGTTGTTTTAGTTACATCTTTATTTGAAAAAAGAACTACTGGGCTTTATCACAATACGGCTTATGTTTTTGAAAAAGATGGCTCTCTGGCTGGAAAATACAGAAAGATGCATATTCCTGATGATCCACTTTTTTATGAAAAGTTTTATTTTACACCGGGTGATATTGGTTTTGAGCCGATTGATACTAGTGTAGGGCGACTTGGTGTTTTGGTTTGCTGGGATCAGTGGTACCCAGAAGCTGCTAGATTAATGGCTTTAAAAGGAGCCGATATTTTGATATACCCTACTGCTATTGGTTGGTTTGATCTTGATAGTGATGATGAAAAATTAAGACAGCTTGAAGCTTGGGTTGCGGTTCAAAGAGGGCATAGTGTGGCAAATGGACTTCCTGTTGTAACTGTAAACAGGGTTGGCTTTGAGAAAGATGAAAGCGGTGTATCTGATGGTATACGTTTTTGGGGTAATAGTTTTGTTTTTGGCCCGCAAGGAGAGCAATTATTTAGAGCCGATAGCGAAAAGGAAGAGTGCTTTATTGTAGATGTAGATATGAAAAAAAGTGAAGATGTTCGCAGAATTTGGCCATTTTTAAGAGATAGGCGCATAGATAGCTATAGTGGACTTTTAAAGAGATTTATTGATTAG